A portion of the Flavobacteriales bacterium genome contains these proteins:
- the alaS gene encoding alanine--tRNA ligase → DTDVFMPVIRRIEQLSGKKYDGGASEGQQEKTDIAMRVIADHIRAISFSIADGQLPSNNGAGYVIRRILRRAIRYGYQSLELREPFFHSLVAVLANQMGDFFPEIRSQRELVEKVIREEEIAFYRTLENGIRRIESVCEQVKNSAQKMIDGTTVFELYDTFGFPVDLTSLIARGHGLSIDAKGFEVELNKQKDRSRAATNVETDDWMKLREDDTEEFIGYDQTEAEVVLVKYRKVKAKGKEMFQLVFDKTPFYPEGGGQVGDTGYIESAQGKVAITDTRKENNLIVHFADQLPADTSVKFNAVVEKSKRRDSARNHSATHLLHEALRSVLGTHVEQKGSLVNPDYLRFDFSHFSKMTEEEIRRVEQMVNEKIRENISLDERRDTPIDDAKNMGAMALFGEKYGDKVRVIKFGTSVELCGGTHVRSTGEIGFFKIVSESAVAAGIRRVEAITGVKADEYFRSQEVLIEQVAELLKRPKDITKAIQDLLSQNAELNKQLEVFAREKAVLVKDELLKDIKEINGVRFIAKKVDLDAANIKDISFQLKSQIENLFLVLGSESGGKASISVAISDALINDRKLNAGTIVRELAKAINGGGGGQAFFATAGGTNAQGIAEALKKAESYL, encoded by the coding sequence ACGATACCGACGTATTTATGCCGGTGATTCGTCGCATTGAACAATTGAGCGGAAAAAAATACGATGGCGGTGCAAGTGAAGGACAGCAGGAGAAAACGGATATCGCAATGCGCGTTATTGCCGATCACATCCGTGCTATTTCTTTCAGTATTGCCGACGGTCAACTTCCATCTAACAACGGAGCAGGTTACGTCATCCGCAGAATTTTGCGTCGCGCTATTCGTTACGGGTATCAATCCCTCGAATTGCGTGAGCCGTTTTTTCACTCACTGGTTGCAGTACTTGCCAATCAAATGGGAGATTTCTTTCCTGAAATCCGTTCACAGCGTGAGTTGGTAGAGAAAGTTATTCGGGAAGAAGAAATTGCATTTTACCGCACACTGGAAAACGGAATTCGCAGAATTGAAAGTGTATGCGAGCAAGTAAAAAACAGTGCGCAAAAAATGATTGACGGAACAACGGTATTTGAATTGTACGATACATTCGGATTCCCTGTGGATCTTACCTCGCTGATTGCACGTGGACACGGATTAAGCATTGATGCAAAAGGATTTGAAGTTGAACTGAACAAACAAAAAGACCGTTCGCGTGCTGCTACAAATGTGGAGACCGACGATTGGATGAAGTTGCGTGAGGATGATACGGAAGAATTCATCGGTTACGATCAAACAGAAGCCGAAGTTGTTCTGGTGAAATACCGTAAAGTGAAAGCGAAGGGAAAAGAAATGTTTCAGTTGGTATTCGACAAAACACCTTTTTATCCTGAAGGCGGCGGACAAGTTGGCGATACCGGTTATATCGAATCGGCACAAGGAAAAGTTGCCATTACGGATACCCGTAAAGAAAATAATCTCATTGTACATTTTGCAGATCAGCTTCCGGCAGATACTTCTGTTAAGTTTAATGCCGTAGTTGAAAAAAGTAAACGTCGCGATTCGGCACGGAATCACTCTGCCACTCACCTCCTGCACGAAGCATTGCGTTCGGTATTGGGAACACATGTGGAGCAGAAAGGTTCATTGGTAAATCCGGATTATCTGCGTTTCGACTTTTCTCATTTTTCTAAAATGACCGAAGAGGAAATTCGTCGCGTAGAACAAATGGTAAACGAAAAAATCCGTGAAAATATTTCGTTGGATGAGCGAAGAGATACACCCATTGATGATGCAAAAAACATGGGCGCTATGGCATTGTTTGGCGAAAAATATGGCGATAAAGTCAGAGTCATTAAATTCGGTACTTCGGTTGAATTATGCGGCGGAACACATGTGCGCTCTACCGGCGAAATTGGATTTTTTAAAATTGTTTCGGAGTCGGCCGTTGCCGCAGGTATTCGTCGCGTAGAAGCCATCACCGGAGTGAAAGCCGATGAGTATTTCCGTTCGCAGGAAGTGTTGATTGAACAAGTTGCAGAATTATTAAAACGACCAAAGGATATTACCAAGGCAATTCAGGATTTGTTAAGTCAGAACGCTGAATTAAATAAACAGCTGGAAGTATTCGCCAGAGAAAAAGCGGTGCTTGTAAAAGATGAATTGCTGAAAGACATTAAAGAAATTAACGGTGTTCGTTTTATTGCTAAAAAAGTAGATCTCGACGCTGCTAACATCAAGGATATTTCATTTCAGCTGAAATCCCAGATTGAAAATCTCTTTTTGGTCCTCGGTTCGGAATCGGGAGGTAAAGCCAGTATTAGCGTAGCCATTTCTGATGCGCTCATTAACGACCGGAAATTAAATGCAGGCACCATTGTGCGGGAATTAGCCAAAGCGATTAACGGTGGAGGGGGTGGACAAGCCTTTTTTGCTACGGCAGGCGGAACCAATGCTCAAGGAATTGCTGAAGCGCTTAAAAAGGCGGAAAGTTACCTCTGA
- a CDS encoding TonB-dependent receptor — translation MRILFYCSFFLCFLVSSVNAQQSFTISGYVEDASSGERLIGASVFDLKSKKGTATNAYGFFSLTLPADTVMLRVSFVGYTSSTRVFVLNQDERFNAQLSSTVELEEIEVVAERPAESTQMSTMTLQMEMVKALPVLLGERDIIKTIQLLPGIKSGTEGSSGLYVRGGGPDQNLILLDGVPIYNASHLFGFFSVFNSDAISSVDIVKGGFPARYGGRLSSVLDIRMKEGNMKEFHGEGSIGLIASRLTLEGPIKKDKTSFMISGRRTYLDLLARPIIKANNDGQIAGYYFYDLNGKINHRFSDKSRLYFSSYYGNDKFYSVFEDDYLNNNVQYKSRSESNLNWGNFISALRWNYEFNNKLFANTTVTYSRYKFNVGFTDELEKIDQGNSSTSSNSFEYLSGINDWAGKIDFYYVPNIKHYVRFGAGEIYHTFTPGVNRFTQSETSVNIDTSFGSMKKFAHEYNVYAEDDWEIAPRWKVNAGLHLSGFLVDKKDYWSLQPRVSGRFMIDELSSVKLSYARMAQYIHLLSNAGIGLPTDLWVPVTGKIPPQFSDQIAAGYSRTIKKDYQFSTEVYYKYMNNLIEYKDGSSFFGSETDWQEKVELGRGWSYGAEVLLEKKVGKTTGWIGYTLSWTNRQFDNLNFGKTFPYRYDGRHNVGIAITHRFSEKIDVGVVWVYGTGNAVTLGYERYNVIDQSPYGNYYNEVVHIGSRNNYRMPAYHRLDVGVNFHKKREKWERTWSLGIYNVYSRQNAFYLFFGNNDAGNRVLKQVSLFPIIPSFSYSFKF, via the coding sequence ATGCGAATTCTTTTTTATTGCAGCTTCTTTCTGTGCTTTTTGGTCAGCTCCGTAAATGCACAGCAATCCTTTACCATATCAGGATATGTAGAAGATGCTTCTTCCGGGGAACGATTAATCGGTGCTTCGGTATTCGATTTAAAATCGAAAAAGGGAACCGCCACCAATGCCTATGGATTTTTCAGTTTAACCTTGCCTGCCGATACAGTAATGTTGCGGGTTTCATTTGTAGGTTATACCTCCAGCACCAGGGTGTTTGTTCTAAATCAGGACGAACGTTTTAATGCGCAATTATCGAGCACCGTTGAACTGGAAGAGATTGAAGTGGTGGCAGAACGTCCCGCAGAAAGCACGCAGATGAGTACCATGACGCTTCAGATGGAAATGGTGAAAGCATTACCGGTGTTGCTGGGTGAGCGCGATATCATTAAAACCATTCAATTATTACCGGGAATAAAAAGTGGAACTGAAGGATCCAGCGGATTGTATGTGCGTGGCGGAGGACCCGATCAAAATCTGATTTTGCTGGATGGTGTCCCCATTTACAATGCCTCTCATTTATTCGGTTTCTTTTCCGTTTTTAACTCAGATGCCATCAGTTCGGTGGATATTGTAAAAGGAGGATTTCCGGCGAGGTACGGCGGACGATTATCTTCTGTATTGGATATCCGCATGAAAGAAGGTAATATGAAAGAATTTCATGGCGAAGGATCCATCGGATTAATCGCATCACGATTAACGCTGGAGGGTCCAATTAAAAAAGATAAAACATCATTCATGATTTCGGGACGAAGAACCTATCTCGATTTATTGGCTCGTCCTATTATTAAAGCGAACAACGATGGACAAATTGCCGGTTATTATTTTTATGATCTCAACGGGAAAATAAATCATCGTTTTAGCGATAAAAGCCGATTGTATTTTTCAAGTTATTACGGCAACGATAAATTTTATTCGGTATTCGAAGACGATTATCTCAATAATAACGTACAATACAAATCGCGTTCGGAATCGAATTTAAACTGGGGAAATTTTATCTCTGCACTTCGCTGGAATTATGAATTCAACAATAAACTTTTTGCCAATACTACCGTTACCTATTCGCGGTATAAATTTAATGTAGGATTTACCGATGAACTGGAGAAAATTGATCAGGGAAATTCAAGTACCAGCAGTAATTCATTCGAATATTTAAGTGGCATTAATGACTGGGCGGGTAAAATCGATTTCTATTATGTGCCCAATATAAAACACTACGTACGTTTTGGAGCAGGAGAAATTTACCATACGTTTACTCCGGGCGTTAACCGTTTTACACAATCAGAAACTTCGGTCAATATCGATACCTCTTTCGGATCCATGAAAAAATTTGCACACGAATACAATGTGTATGCAGAAGATGATTGGGAAATTGCTCCGCGGTGGAAAGTAAATGCCGGATTGCATTTGTCCGGATTCCTGGTAGATAAAAAAGATTACTGGTCATTACAACCCCGTGTTTCCGGACGGTTTATGATCGATGAACTTTCTTCGGTAAAACTGTCCTATGCACGAATGGCGCAATACATTCACTTATTATCGAATGCGGGAATTGGATTGCCTACCGATTTGTGGGTACCGGTTACAGGAAAAATTCCTCCTCAGTTTTCCGATCAGATTGCAGCGGGTTATTCGCGCACTATTAAAAAAGATTATCAGTTCAGCACCGAAGTGTATTACAAATACATGAATAATCTGATTGAATATAAAGACGGATCCAGTTTTTTTGGTAGTGAAACCGATTGGCAGGAAAAAGTTGAATTAGGCAGGGGATGGTCGTACGGTGCAGAAGTATTACTTGAAAAGAAAGTTGGAAAAACAACGGGATGGATCGGTTATACGTTATCGTGGACCAACCGTCAGTTCGATAATCTTAATTTCGGTAAAACCTTTCCTTACCGCTATGATGGTCGCCACAACGTTGGTATTGCCATAACGCATCGCTTTTCCGAAAAAATTGATGTTGGTGTTGTATGGGTTTACGGAACCGGAAACGCCGTTACCCTGGGTTACGAACGTTACAATGTAATTGATCAGAGTCCTTACGGAAATTATTACAACGAAGTGGTGCATATCGGCAGCAGAAATAATTACCGCATGCCGGCGTATCATCGTTTGGATGTTGGTGTGAATTTTCACAAGAAAAGAGAAAAATGGGAACGCACCTGGAGTCTTGGTATATATAATGTGTACAGTAGACAAAATGCGTTTTATTTATTTTTTGGAAACAACGATGCAGGAAACCGTGTGCTGAAACAAGTCAGTTTATTTCCCATCATTCCTTCATTTTCTTACAGCTTTAAATTTTAA